One segment of Streptomyces bathyalis DNA contains the following:
- a CDS encoding DUF5063 domain-containing protein, which produces MSEATLNAIEDNPDDFAVQISDQIESFLVSVTEVAKGDDPDSAIPYLLLELSQLLLAGGRLGAHEDFVPVERYEPDIGPESDVDEMRLKLAALLDPVDVYNEVFDPYEPRTAPVPCRISDDLADVVTDLRHGMAHYSEGRVSEALWWWQFSYLSNWGPTASAALRALQSLVAHVRLDTPLRELDGLDTDSPIADDDDGELEKEAGAVMAAEIGVPLGMQPDGGGR; this is translated from the coding sequence ATGTCTGAGGCCACTCTGAACGCGATCGAGGACAATCCGGACGACTTCGCGGTCCAGATCTCCGATCAGATCGAGAGCTTCCTCGTGTCGGTGACCGAGGTGGCGAAGGGCGACGACCCGGACAGCGCGATCCCTTACCTGCTGCTGGAGCTGTCCCAACTCCTGCTCGCCGGCGGCCGGTTGGGCGCCCATGAGGATTTCGTGCCTGTGGAGCGGTACGAGCCGGACATCGGTCCCGAGTCGGACGTCGACGAGATGCGTCTCAAGCTCGCGGCGCTGCTGGACCCGGTGGACGTCTACAACGAGGTCTTCGACCCGTACGAGCCGCGCACCGCGCCCGTACCCTGCCGCATCTCCGACGATCTCGCCGACGTGGTCACCGATCTGCGGCACGGCATGGCGCACTACAGCGAGGGCAGGGTCAGCGAGGCCCTGTGGTGGTGGCAGTTCTCGTACCTGTCGAACTGGGGGCCCACCGCCTCCGCCGCGCTGCGGGCCCTGCAGTCCCTCGTCGCGCACGTGCGGCTCGACACCCCGCTGCGCGAACTCGACGGCCTGGACACGGACAGCCCGATCGCCGATGACGACGACGGCGAGCTGGAGAAGGAGGCCGGCGCGGTCATGGCAGCGGAGATCGGCGTCCCGCTAGGCATGCAGCCCGACGGCGGCGGTCGCTGA
- the recR gene encoding recombination mediator RecR produces MYEGVVQDLIDELGRLPGVGPKSAQRIAFHVLQADPADVRRLAHALTEVKEKVRFCVVCGNVAQEEKCRVCLDTRRDGSVICVVEEPKDVVAIERTREFRGRYHVLGGAISPIEGVGPDDLRIRELMTRLADGAVTELILATDPNLEGEATATYLARMVSSMGLKVTRLASGLPVGGDLEYADEVTLGRAFEGRRLLDV; encoded by the coding sequence GTGTACGAAGGCGTGGTTCAGGACCTCATCGACGAGCTCGGCAGGCTGCCCGGCGTCGGTCCCAAGAGCGCGCAGCGGATAGCTTTCCACGTCCTCCAGGCCGACCCCGCCGACGTACGCCGCCTCGCGCACGCCCTGACGGAGGTCAAGGAGAAGGTCCGTTTCTGCGTGGTGTGCGGCAACGTCGCGCAGGAGGAGAAGTGCCGCGTCTGCCTGGACACCCGGCGTGACGGCAGCGTCATCTGCGTGGTCGAGGAGCCGAAGGACGTCGTCGCGATCGAGCGGACGCGGGAGTTCCGTGGCCGCTACCACGTGCTGGGCGGCGCCATCAGCCCCATCGAGGGTGTGGGGCCGGACGATCTGCGCATCCGCGAGCTGATGACGCGGCTGGCGGACGGCGCCGTCACCGAGTTGATCCTTGCCACCGATCCGAATCTCGAAGGGGAGGCGACGGCCACGTACCTCGCGCGTATGGTCTCCAGCATGGGGCTGAAAGTGACGCGCCTGGCAAGCGGACTCCCCGTCGGGGGAGACCTGGAGTACGCGGACGAGGTCACGCTGGGGCGGGCCTTCGAGGGAAGAAGGTTGCTCGATGTCTGA
- a CDS encoding YbaB/EbfC family nucleoid-associated protein — MIPGDGGGQPDMQQLLQQAQKMQQDLAAAQQELAESIVEGSSGGGLVKASVNGTGELEGLVIDPKAVDPEDTETLADLVLAAVRDATASAEQLQQQKLGPLAQGLGGGGGMPGLPF; from the coding sequence GTGATTCCCGGTGATGGTGGGGGCCAGCCCGACATGCAGCAGCTGTTGCAGCAGGCCCAGAAGATGCAGCAGGACCTCGCCGCGGCGCAGCAGGAGCTGGCCGAGTCGATCGTCGAGGGTTCCTCCGGCGGTGGCCTGGTCAAGGCGAGCGTGAACGGTACGGGCGAGCTCGAGGGCCTCGTCATCGACCCCAAGGCGGTGGACCCGGAGGACACCGAGACCCTCGCCGACCTCGTGCTCGCGGCCGTGCGGGACGCGACTGCGAGCGCCGAACAACTCCAGCAGCAGAAGCTCGGACCGCTCGCTCAGGGCCTGGGCGGAGGCGGCGGCATGCCGGGGCTTCCGTTCTGA
- a CDS encoding DNA polymerase III subunit gamma and tau, whose product MSSLALYRRYRPETFAEVIGQEHVTEPLQQALRNNRVNHAYLFSGPRGCGKTTSARILARCLNCEQGPTPSPCGECRSCLDLARNGPGSIDVIEIDAASHGGVDDARELREKAFFGPASSRYKIYIVDEAHMVTSAGFNALLKVVEEPPEHLKFIFATTEPEKVIGTIRSRTHHYPFRLVPPGTLRDHLAEVCERESIPVEESVLPLAVRAGAGSVRDAMSVMDQLLAGADENGVTYAMATALLGYTDSALLDGVVEAFAAGDGARAFEIVDRVIEGGHDPRRFVTDLLERLRDLVIIAAVPDALDKGLIDAPADVVEGMRAQAVAFGAAELSRAADVVNTGLTEMRGATSPRLQLELICARVLLPAAYGDERSVQARLDRLERGAAFAGGSGLPAAPVQAAGPAAPAPAPRAAAPATNARVAEQAQDTGSAPARTAEPAPSAELPSGGAGAPASAPPSGGGGRRPGAWPSSTGPATGAGAGAGPATGAGAAAGAGAGDEDAAAASGAAARDEAPPREPSRAPGAWPGSGGGAQRSAPAEPAAPAEPAASAEPAAPAGPPEPAPQPAGAADAESAPAPAAQDPSQGAAQVRQMWPQILDAVKNRRRFTWILLSQNAQVVGFDGSTLQLGFSNSGARDSFVGGGSEDVLIQALNDALGVQWKVEAIVDPSGGGGAGARGPGGPPGGGGFGGGAGGGSSAPSAPPAAPSASFSPSGQQAHGSSYGPGTGGGGQSPQGGQGSGGGAAGARQALATAQVATGAQSAGASGPGRANGVVPGPSGPHGSAAPAAAAYSSTIEDDMPAEDDPDLDESALSGHDLIMRELGATVIEEFDHE is encoded by the coding sequence GTGTCGTCCCTCGCCCTGTACCGCCGGTACCGCCCCGAGACCTTCGCCGAGGTCATCGGGCAAGAGCATGTGACAGAGCCGCTTCAGCAGGCTCTGCGCAACAACCGCGTCAACCACGCGTATCTCTTCAGCGGGCCGCGCGGCTGCGGCAAGACGACCAGTGCGCGCATCCTCGCCCGCTGCCTCAACTGCGAGCAGGGGCCGACACCTTCGCCCTGCGGTGAGTGCCGCTCGTGCCTCGACCTCGCGCGGAACGGCCCGGGGTCGATCGATGTGATCGAGATCGACGCGGCGTCGCACGGGGGCGTCGACGACGCACGCGAGTTGAGGGAGAAGGCGTTCTTCGGGCCGGCCTCCAGCCGGTACAAGATCTATATCGTCGACGAGGCGCACATGGTCACCTCGGCGGGCTTCAACGCCCTGCTGAAGGTGGTCGAAGAGCCGCCCGAGCACCTGAAGTTCATCTTCGCGACGACGGAGCCGGAGAAGGTCATCGGCACGATCCGCTCGCGTACGCACCACTACCCGTTCCGGCTCGTGCCGCCGGGGACGCTGCGTGACCACCTGGCCGAGGTGTGTGAGCGGGAGTCGATCCCCGTCGAGGAGTCCGTGCTGCCGCTCGCCGTTCGCGCGGGCGCGGGGTCGGTGCGGGACGCGATGTCGGTCATGGACCAGCTGCTGGCGGGCGCCGATGAGAACGGCGTGACGTACGCCATGGCCACGGCCCTGCTCGGATACACCGACAGCGCGCTGCTGGACGGCGTGGTGGAGGCTTTCGCGGCGGGCGACGGGGCGCGGGCCTTCGAGATCGTCGACCGCGTCATCGAGGGCGGTCACGATCCGCGGCGCTTCGTGACGGATCTTCTGGAGCGGCTGCGTGACCTGGTGATCATCGCTGCCGTTCCGGACGCCTTGGACAAGGGGTTGATCGACGCCCCGGCAGACGTGGTCGAGGGAATGCGTGCGCAGGCCGTCGCCTTCGGTGCCGCGGAGCTCAGCCGAGCGGCCGACGTGGTCAACACGGGCCTGACCGAGATGCGCGGAGCGACATCGCCGCGGCTCCAGCTGGAGTTGATCTGTGCGCGGGTGCTGCTGCCCGCGGCGTACGGGGACGAACGTTCCGTGCAGGCCCGGCTCGACCGGCTGGAGAGGGGTGCGGCCTTCGCGGGAGGCTCGGGCCTCCCGGCGGCGCCCGTGCAGGCTGCAGGCCCGGCGGCTCCCGCTCCGGCTCCGCGGGCCGCCGCTCCAGCCACGAACGCGAGGGTCGCTGAGCAGGCACAGGACACGGGATCCGCGCCGGCCCGGACCGCGGAGCCGGCGCCCTCCGCCGAGCTGCCCAGTGGCGGCGCGGGTGCTCCGGCCTCGGCGCCCCCGTCCGGTGGCGGCGGCAGGCGCCCGGGTGCGTGGCCCTCGTCGACAGGACCCGCCACAGGAGCCGGGGCAGGAGCCGGGCCCGCGACAGGAGCAGGCGCCGCGGCCGGAGCCGGAGCGGGGGACGAGGATGCCGCGGCGGCCTCCGGAGCGGCCGCACGGGACGAGGCCCCGCCGCGGGAGCCGTCCCGAGCGCCCGGTGCCTGGCCGGGCAGCGGCGGCGGTGCGCAGCGGAGCGCCCCGGCAGAACCCGCGGCTCCAGCCGAACCCGCAGCTTCAGCCGAACCCGCAGCTCCCGCGGGCCCGCCCGAGCCCGCGCCGCAGCCCGCCGGCGCCGCCGACGCGGAGTCCGCACCGGCTCCGGCCGCGCAGGACCCGTCCCAGGGCGCCGCCCAGGTCCGGCAGATGTGGCCGCAGATCCTGGATGCGGTGAAGAACCGGCGCCGCTTCACCTGGATCCTGCTGAGCCAGAACGCGCAGGTCGTCGGCTTCGACGGCTCCACGCTCCAACTCGGTTTCTCCAACTCCGGCGCCCGCGACAGCTTCGTGGGCGGCGGCAGCGAGGACGTACTGATCCAGGCGCTGAACGACGCGCTGGGCGTGCAGTGGAAGGTCGAGGCGATCGTCGACCCGTCCGGTGGCGGCGGCGCGGGCGCGAGAGGCCCTGGCGGCCCGCCGGGCGGCGGTGGCTTCGGCGGCGGTGCGGGCGGCGGCTCCTCGGCTCCCTCCGCCCCTCCCGCCGCACCCTCCGCTTCGTTCTCCCCGTCGGGGCAGCAGGCGCACGGATCGTCCTACGGGCCGGGCACGGGCGGTGGCGGGCAGTCGCCGCAGGGTGGCCAGGGCTCCGGGGGCGGCGCCGCGGGTGCCCGTCAGGCGCTCGCCACCGCGCAGGTCGCCACCGGCGCGCAGTCCGCCGGGGCCTCCGGCCCGGGCAGGGCGAACGGGGTTGTTCCGGGCCCGTCCGGGCCGCACGGTTCCGCGGCGCCGGCGGCCGCCGCGTACAGCAGCACGATCGAGGACGACATGCCCGCGGAGGACGATCCCGATCTTGACGAATCGGCCCTCTCCGGCCATGACTTGATCATGCGCGAACTCGGGGCCACCGTGATCGAGGAGTTCGATCACGAATGA
- a CDS encoding GOLPH3/VPS74 family protein: MTTPRDLMITAIDVEPSRPVEQGELSLALAGAELIDLLADGAVTLEDDRIVPGQRTMMTDGLLDQATASLDREAPYEPVGDWLWRRGRGLAADYSAALEAEGQLVRQRRPWMPFRTGQLVAVESLDRRRAADRWAADEPVLTALATAVGIRSEGAEASPSAGDDAVDTVLAAVDNASVELAAERQKRSIEKDAFDNVWRGY, translated from the coding sequence ATGACCACACCACGGGACTTGATGATCACCGCCATCGACGTGGAGCCCAGCCGCCCGGTGGAGCAGGGCGAGCTGTCGCTGGCACTGGCGGGAGCCGAACTGATCGACCTGCTGGCTGACGGAGCCGTCACGCTGGAGGACGACCGGATCGTGCCCGGCCAGCGGACGATGATGACGGATGGCCTGCTCGATCAGGCCACGGCGTCCCTCGACCGGGAAGCGCCGTACGAGCCGGTCGGCGACTGGCTGTGGCGCAGAGGACGCGGCCTCGCCGCGGACTACTCGGCCGCCCTCGAGGCCGAAGGGCAACTCGTCCGGCAACGTCGTCCGTGGATGCCTTTCCGGACGGGTCAGTTGGTGGCCGTCGAATCGCTCGACCGCCGTCGGGCGGCGGACCGCTGGGCCGCGGACGAGCCGGTCCTCACCGCACTCGCGACGGCCGTCGGCATCCGCAGCGAAGGAGCGGAGGCCTCGCCGAGCGCGGGCGACGACGCGGTGGACACGGTGCTCGCAGCAGTCGACAACGCGTCGGTGGAACTGGCGGCGGAACGTCAGAAGCGCTCCATCGAGAAGGACGCGTTCGACAACGTCTGGCGAGGCTACTGA
- a CDS encoding serine/threonine-protein kinase, which yields MLVAERYRLVEELGRGAMGEVWRAEDTTLGREVAVKLLLEQVAIDHAAERFRQEAQTAARLNHPNVVAVYDFDGDGERGYLVMELVPGHSLRDELATRDGLDADEVCRLAGQAAVGLAAAHARGVVHRDVKPGNLLLTPDGRVKVADFGIARAAVEADASMTATGAMLGTSVYLAPERAMGGSAEPPSDVYALGCVLYEMLCGRPPFTGDPAAVVYQHVDQPPRPPAELRPDIPAALADFVLRMLAKDPAARPTAAKAAHFLTGDTASIGPTAVKAEAEATRRLPRPAAVTRGAALSRRSAALAAVVLAGVVAIAGLAGFLLSSGYNHEADPPASPKPSTSEPDRSRAPDTGSANTPPAREKPGPGGADRKDGPQPPDEQLKREQEADRKAAEDERKQPEGPSKKGPAEQPKP from the coding sequence GTGCTGGTGGCGGAGCGCTATCGGCTGGTGGAAGAACTCGGCCGCGGCGCCATGGGGGAGGTGTGGCGGGCCGAGGACACAACGCTCGGACGCGAGGTCGCCGTAAAGCTCCTCCTCGAACAGGTGGCGATCGATCACGCGGCGGAGCGGTTCCGGCAGGAGGCGCAGACGGCTGCCCGGCTCAACCACCCCAACGTGGTCGCCGTGTACGACTTCGACGGGGACGGCGAGCGCGGCTACCTGGTGATGGAACTCGTCCCGGGGCACAGCCTGCGCGACGAACTCGCCACACGTGACGGCCTCGATGCCGACGAGGTGTGCCGGCTTGCCGGACAGGCGGCGGTCGGTCTGGCCGCCGCCCACGCGCGCGGGGTGGTCCACCGGGACGTCAAGCCCGGCAACTTGCTGCTGACTCCGGACGGACGGGTGAAGGTGGCCGACTTCGGCATCGCGCGAGCCGCCGTCGAGGCCGACGCCTCGATGACCGCCACCGGCGCCATGCTGGGCACGAGCGTCTACCTCGCGCCGGAGCGCGCCATGGGCGGCTCCGCCGAACCCCCCAGTGACGTCTACGCGTTGGGCTGCGTCCTCTACGAAATGCTCTGCGGGCGACCGCCGTTCACCGGGGACCCGGCGGCGGTCGTGTACCAGCATGTGGACCAGCCACCCCGGCCGCCGGCCGAACTGCGGCCCGACATTCCCGCCGCCCTCGCGGACTTCGTCCTGCGGATGCTGGCCAAGGACCCGGCCGCCCGTCCCACTGCGGCGAAGGCAGCTCACTTCCTCACCGGCGACACCGCGTCCATCGGCCCCACCGCCGTGAAGGCGGAGGCAGAGGCGACCCGACGACTGCCACGCCCCGCGGCTGTCACGCGAGGGGCTGCCCTGTCCCGTCGTTCGGCGGCTCTGGCTGCCGTTGTTCTGGCAGGCGTTGTCGCCATCGCGGGGTTGGCCGGCTTCCTGCTGAGCTCCGGTTACAACCACGAGGCCGACCCGCCCGCGTCACCGAAGCCCTCCACCTCCGAGCCCGACCGGTCTCGCGCGCCGGACACGGGGTCGGCGAACACGCCTCCGGCCCGCGAGAAGCCGGGACCCGGAGGGGCGGACCGCAAGGACGGGCCGCAGCCTCCGGACGAGCAGCTCAAGCGGGAGCAGGAGGCCGACAGGAAGGCGGCGGAGGACGAGCGCAAGCAGCCGGAAGGCCCGAGCAAGAAGGGTCCGGCCGAGCAGCCGAAGCCGTGA
- a CDS encoding 4-hydroxybenzoate 3-monooxygenase gives MKTTRTQVVIVGAGPAGLLLSHLLDREGIESVLLENRSPDYVRGRIRAGMLEHSTVELLVEAGVGDRLKREGMEHRGIYLQFPHERHHIDFRSLANRSVWVYGQTEVTRDLMQARSAAGQQSHYEVGDVALHDIDGESPSVTFVDVEGRPHRIDCDVVAGCDGFHGPARRSIPEGARRSFGREYPYAWLGVLADVAPSTDELIYAWHPEGFAMHSMRSHSVSRFYLQVDPSDDVAGWSDDRIWDALARRLGHGQDGWQLQPGRITDKSVLPMRSFVSTPMQYGRLFLAGDAAHIVPPTGAKGLNLAVADVALLSRALAALLRDGDPRPADEYTDTALRRVWRGTHFSWWMTSMLHVTGDPFDAQLQRSQLEWVVRSESAAAGLAENYAGLPIGY, from the coding sequence ATGAAGACGACGCGGACCCAGGTGGTGATCGTCGGGGCAGGGCCCGCCGGACTGTTGCTCTCCCACCTGCTGGACCGGGAAGGCATCGAGTCGGTGCTGCTGGAGAACCGCAGCCCTGACTACGTCCGCGGCCGCATCCGTGCCGGGATGCTGGAGCACTCGACCGTCGAACTGCTCGTCGAGGCCGGCGTGGGCGACCGGCTCAAGCGCGAGGGCATGGAGCACCGGGGGATCTACCTCCAGTTCCCGCACGAGCGCCACCACATCGACTTCCGCTCCCTCGCGAACCGGTCGGTGTGGGTGTACGGGCAGACGGAGGTCACGCGTGACCTGATGCAGGCGCGCTCCGCCGCGGGTCAGCAGTCCCACTACGAGGTCGGCGACGTCGCCCTGCACGACATCGACGGTGAGAGTCCGTCCGTCACCTTCGTCGACGTGGAGGGCCGTCCCCACCGCATCGACTGCGACGTCGTCGCCGGCTGCGACGGCTTCCACGGCCCTGCGCGCCGGAGCATCCCCGAGGGTGCGCGCCGCTCGTTCGGGCGGGAGTACCCGTACGCGTGGCTCGGCGTTCTGGCCGACGTCGCTCCGTCGACGGACGAGCTCATCTACGCCTGGCATCCCGAGGGCTTCGCGATGCACTCGATGCGCTCGCACTCCGTCAGCCGGTTCTATCTGCAGGTCGACCCGTCCGACGACGTCGCCGGATGGTCCGACGACCGGATCTGGGACGCGCTGGCCCGTCGCCTCGGGCACGGGCAGGACGGGTGGCAGCTGCAACCGGGGCGGATCACCGACAAGTCGGTCCTGCCGATGCGCAGCTTCGTCTCGACGCCGATGCAGTACGGGCGGCTCTTCCTTGCGGGCGATGCGGCGCACATCGTCCCGCCGACCGGTGCCAAGGGACTCAACCTCGCGGTGGCCGACGTGGCGCTGCTCTCTCGCGCGCTGGCGGCCCTGCTGCGTGACGGAGACCCGCGTCCGGCCGACGAGTACACGGACACGGCGCTGCGGCGGGTCTGGCGGGGTACCCACTTCTCGTGGTGGATGACCAGCATGCTGCACGTCACTGGTGATCCGTTCGACGCTCAGCTGCAACGGTCGCAACTGGAGTGGGTCGTCCGCTCCGAGAGCGCCGCGGCGGGTCTGGCGGAGAACTACGCCGGACTCCCCATCGGCTACTGA
- a CDS encoding MFS transporter: MSSTSPRFSTPAAGANAQRSARGGVWPVLLCWLAVALDGFDLVVLGAVIPTLTKTHALGFDPGTLTTAATLGLVGVGIGAVAIGPLTDRFGRRASLMTCIAAFSVLTLAIAWAPNIATFVALRFLSGLGLGACLPTALAYMTEYARPGRRGSAVTQMMTGYHVGAVLTAVLAIVVIPKLGWEAMFAVGGLAGLLTLPVMWAKLPESQAFLDARGKVASAAGEPVRPSALLRGRLLRVSLGIWIASFMGLLLVYGLNTWLPQIMGAAGYSVGDSLGLLLALNLGAVAGLLLAGRVSDARGNKRTVLLWFGVSAVFLALLSVKLESTAVVYAAVFLAGVFVFSAQVLVYAFVGHLFAAEVRGTALGLAAGVGRLGAIVGPFLGGLLVSAGVAHPWGFYAFSVAAVLAVLALLVVPANLREGS, translated from the coding sequence ATGTCGTCAACGTCCCCGAGGTTCTCGACGCCCGCTGCCGGCGCGAACGCGCAACGTTCGGCCCGGGGCGGCGTCTGGCCGGTTCTGCTCTGCTGGCTCGCGGTCGCGCTCGACGGGTTCGACCTGGTCGTGCTCGGAGCGGTCATCCCCACGCTCACCAAGACACACGCTCTCGGGTTCGACCCCGGGACGCTCACCACGGCGGCCACCCTCGGGCTGGTCGGCGTCGGCATCGGTGCGGTGGCGATCGGGCCGCTCACCGACCGGTTCGGCCGCCGCGCCAGCCTGATGACCTGCATAGCGGCCTTCTCCGTACTGACGCTCGCGATCGCCTGGGCACCGAACATCGCCACGTTCGTCGCGCTGCGCTTCCTCAGCGGACTGGGCCTGGGCGCCTGTCTGCCGACGGCGCTGGCGTACATGACCGAGTACGCGCGGCCCGGGCGCCGCGGCTCCGCCGTCACGCAGATGATGACCGGCTACCACGTGGGCGCGGTGCTCACCGCCGTGCTGGCGATCGTGGTCATCCCGAAGTTGGGCTGGGAGGCGATGTTCGCCGTCGGCGGGCTGGCCGGGCTGCTGACACTGCCGGTGATGTGGGCCAAGCTGCCCGAGTCGCAGGCGTTCCTCGACGCCCGCGGCAAGGTGGCCTCCGCGGCCGGGGAGCCGGTGCGGCCCTCCGCCCTGCTGCGCGGCCGGCTGCTGCGCGTCAGCCTCGGGATCTGGATCGCCTCGTTCATGGGACTGCTTCTCGTGTACGGGCTCAACACCTGGCTTCCGCAGATCATGGGCGCGGCCGGGTACTCCGTCGGTGACTCCCTCGGGCTGCTGCTCGCGCTCAACCTCGGCGCCGTCGCGGGCCTGTTGCTCGCCGGGCGGGTCTCGGACGCGCGTGGAAACAAGCGCACCGTGCTGCTGTGGTTCGGCGTCTCCGCCGTATTCCTCGCGTTGCTGTCGGTCAAGTTGGAGTCGACGGCGGTGGTGTACGCCGCGGTCTTCCTGGCCGGAGTGTTCGTCTTCAGCGCGCAGGTGCTCGTGTACGCCTTCGTCGGCCACCTGTTCGCCGCGGAGGTGCGCGGCACCGCCCTGGGACTGGCCGCAGGGGTGGGACGGCTCGGCGCGATCGTCGGTCCGTTCCTCGGCGGGCTGCTGGTGAGCGCGGGCGTCGCCCATCCCTGGGGCTTCTACGCATTCTCCGTCGCCGCGGTTCTCGCCGTACTGGCCCTGCTCGTCGTTCCGGCGAACCTGCGGGAGGGCAGCTGA
- a CDS encoding IclR family transcriptional regulator, producing MAGNNSQPGRTVASRMLAILDAFDFEHPRLTLTDLAHRADLSLPTAHRLVGELTRWRGLEREDDGTYRVGLRLLELGLLSGLHTQLRDVAMPFMQELYEATRENVHLAVRDGDNALYVEKLTGHRSVPIISRTGGRLPLHTTGVGKALLAWASPADIDDHLSQPLSHPTRYSIREPGRLRRDLQRTRRRGFSTTREEMTLGSCSVASPVLVDDEPVAAVGVVVRSSHLDLDRLAPPVIAAAHGIGTRLAEAGDDPYPGYVHDVTLRSVR from the coding sequence ATGGCCGGAAACAACAGCCAGCCGGGCCGCACCGTGGCTTCGCGCATGCTGGCGATCCTCGACGCGTTCGACTTCGAGCATCCGCGGCTGACGCTCACCGACCTCGCCCACCGGGCGGACCTGAGCCTGCCGACCGCCCACCGCCTCGTCGGCGAACTGACCCGCTGGCGGGGCCTGGAACGGGAGGACGACGGGACGTACCGCGTGGGGCTCCGCCTCCTGGAGCTCGGGCTGCTGAGCGGTCTGCACACGCAGTTGCGCGATGTCGCCATGCCGTTCATGCAGGAGCTCTACGAGGCGACGCGCGAGAACGTCCATCTGGCCGTGCGCGACGGGGACAACGCGCTGTACGTGGAGAAGCTCACCGGCCACCGGTCGGTGCCGATCATCTCCCGCACCGGCGGACGGCTTCCGCTCCATACGACCGGCGTCGGCAAGGCGCTGCTCGCCTGGGCGTCACCCGCCGACATCGACGACCACCTCAGCCAGCCGCTGAGCCACCCGACGAGGTACTCGATCCGCGAGCCGGGCCGGCTGCGACGTGACCTGCAGCGCACACGACGGCGTGGATTCTCCACCACGCGCGAGGAGATGACTCTCGGGAGTTGTTCGGTCGCGAGCCCTGTCCTTGTGGACGACGAACCGGTGGCGGCCGTCGGTGTGGTGGTCCGCTCCAGCCATCTGGATCTCGACCGGCTGGCTCCACCCGTCATCGCCGCCGCACACGGTATCGGCACGAGACTCGCCGAGGCGGGCGACGACCCCTACCCGGGCTACGTCCACGACGTCACCTTGCGCTCGGTGCGCTGA
- the fdhA gene encoding formaldehyde dehydrogenase, glutathione-independent, protein MSGNKAVAYIEPGVVEVQTIAYPDLELHDGPGVDPRNVGRKCRHGAILKVLATNICGSDQHMVRGRTTAPADLVLGHEITGEVIETGPDVEFVNEGDVVSVPFNIACGRCRNCKERKTHICLNVNPARPGSAYGYVDMGGWVGGQAEYVMVPYADFNLLRFPDREQALDKLLDLAMLADIFPTGYHGCVSAGVGPGSSVYIAGAGPVGLAAAHSAQLLGAAVVIVGDLNEKRLAQARSFGCETVDLTRGSPQDQIEDLLGEPEVDAAVDAVGFEAKGHGKDSDEAPATVLNSLMEVARAGGALGIPGLYVTEDPRGVDADAQTGSLKLRLGLGWAKAHSFTTGQCPVMKYNRELSMAILNGRAQIAKAVNAQVLPLEDAPHGYAEFDKGASTKYVLDPHGAFDRFSTAL, encoded by the coding sequence ATGAGTGGAAACAAGGCCGTCGCCTACATCGAACCCGGCGTCGTCGAAGTGCAGACCATCGCCTATCCCGATCTGGAGCTGCACGACGGCCCCGGAGTGGACCCGCGCAACGTCGGACGCAAGTGCCGGCACGGCGCCATCCTCAAGGTCCTTGCGACCAACATCTGCGGCAGCGACCAGCACATGGTGCGCGGCCGCACCACCGCGCCCGCGGACCTCGTACTGGGCCACGAGATCACCGGCGAGGTGATCGAGACGGGACCGGACGTCGAGTTCGTCAACGAGGGCGACGTCGTCTCCGTGCCGTTCAACATCGCGTGCGGCCGCTGCCGCAACTGCAAGGAGCGCAAGACCCACATCTGCCTCAACGTCAATCCGGCCCGTCCCGGATCCGCCTACGGCTACGTCGACATGGGCGGCTGGGTCGGCGGCCAGGCCGAATACGTGATGGTGCCGTACGCGGACTTCAACCTGCTGCGGTTCCCGGACCGCGAGCAGGCCCTGGACAAGCTCCTCGACCTGGCGATGCTCGCCGACATCTTCCCCACCGGCTACCACGGTTGCGTCAGCGCGGGCGTCGGCCCGGGCAGCAGCGTCTACATCGCCGGCGCGGGCCCGGTCGGCCTCGCCGCGGCGCATTCGGCCCAACTCCTCGGCGCCGCCGTCGTCATCGTCGGTGACCTCAACGAGAAGCGTCTCGCCCAGGCCCGCAGCTTCGGCTGCGAGACGGTCGACCTGACGCGCGGCTCACCGCAGGACCAGATCGAGGACCTGCTCGGCGAACCGGAAGTCGACGCAGCCGTCGACGCCGTGGGCTTCGAGGCGAAGGGCCATGGCAAGGACTCCGACGAGGCCCCCGCCACGGTGCTGAACTCGCTGATGGAGGTGGCAAGGGCCGGTGGCGCCCTGGGAATTCCCGGGCTGTACGTCACCGAGGACCCCCGCGGCGTCGACGCCGACGCACAGACCGGATCGCTCAAGCTGCGACTCGGCCTCGGCTGGGCGAAGGCGCACAGCTTCACCACGGGCCAGTGCCCGGTGATGAAGTACAACCGTGAGTTGTCCATGGCGATCCTCAACGGCCGCGCGCAGATCGCCAAGGCGGTCAACGCCCAGGTGCTCCCCTTGGAGGACGCACCGCACGGCTACGCCGAGTTCGACAAGGGCGCCAGCACCAAGTACGTCCTCGACCCGCACGGCGCGTTCGACCGCTTCTCGACGGCCCTCTGA